The Synechocystis sp. PCC 7509 genome includes a window with the following:
- a CDS encoding Uma2 family endonuclease — protein MNTAQVKLQPVSVITDDELMRISSANPELQFERNADGTLVTMPPTGGISSNREAKAIGYLIAWVESHNLGDVFSSSGGFRLANSAVRSPDAAFVAKDRLPQDWHQREDRFLDLAPDLAIEIRSKTDSLSQLQAKMQEYIANGVKLGWLIDPQNQQAFVYRSELSITQYPATAVLSGEDVVPGFTLPLKSLL, from the coding sequence GTGAACACTGCACAAGTAAAATTACAGCCAGTATCTGTTATTACCGATGACGAACTGATGCGGATAAGCTCTGCAAATCCAGAACTACAATTTGAGCGTAATGCCGATGGTACACTTGTAACTATGCCCCCAACTGGTGGAATTTCTAGTAACAGAGAAGCTAAAGCAATAGGCTATCTGATAGCTTGGGTAGAAAGTCACAATTTAGGCGACGTTTTTAGTTCTAGTGGCGGTTTTAGATTAGCAAATAGTGCAGTGCGATCGCCTGATGCTGCTTTTGTTGCTAAAGATCGTTTACCTCAAGATTGGCATCAAAGAGAAGATCGATTTTTAGACTTAGCTCCCGATTTAGCTATTGAAATTCGTTCCAAAACCGATAGCTTATCTCAGCTTCAAGCCAAAATGCAAGAATACATTGCTAATGGTGTCAAACTTGGTTGGTTAATAGATCCTCAAAATCAGCAAGCCTTTGTTTATCGTAGTGAGTTATCTATTACACAATACCCAGCTACAGCCGTTTTGAGTGGTGAAGATGTTGTACCGGGCTTTACTCTACCTCTGAAATCTTTGCTTTAA
- a CDS encoding bacterial microcompartment protein encodes MGIELRSYVFLDNLQPQHAAYLGTIALGFLPLPGDTSLWIEISPGIEINRITDIALKSTGVRPGVQIVERLYGLLEVHSSRQSETQEAGRAILEALGVRKEEGLKPRVISSQIIRNLDPHHTQLINRTRRGQMILAGQTLYVLEVQPAAYAALAANEAEKAALINILDVLAVGSFGRLYLGGQEQDILAGSRAALAAIENVNGREQPYAGAE; translated from the coding sequence TTGGGCATAGAGTTACGCAGTTATGTATTTCTAGACAACTTACAGCCTCAACACGCGGCTTACTTGGGAACTATAGCACTAGGGTTTTTACCTTTACCGGGAGATACATCGCTGTGGATAGAAATTTCCCCAGGAATTGAAATCAATCGGATTACAGACATCGCCCTCAAATCTACTGGGGTGCGTCCTGGAGTGCAAATTGTCGAGAGATTATATGGACTATTAGAAGTTCATTCTAGCCGCCAAAGTGAGACACAGGAAGCCGGGAGAGCAATTTTAGAAGCCCTAGGAGTCCGAAAAGAAGAAGGACTTAAGCCGCGCGTAATTTCCAGTCAAATTATCCGCAATTTAGATCCTCACCATACTCAACTTATCAACCGCACCCGGCGGGGACAAATGATTTTAGCAGGGCAAACCCTTTATGTATTAGAAGTTCAACCCGCCGCTTATGCTGCTTTGGCAGCAAATGAAGCCGAGAAAGCAGCGTTAATTAACATTCTTGATGTTCTTGCCGTTGGTAGCTTTGGCAGACTTTATTTAGGTGGGCAAGAACAGGATATATTAGCAGGTTCTAGGGCGGCGCTGGCAGCAATTGAGAACGTAAACGGGCGAGAACAGCCTTATGCTGGCGCGGAGTAA
- a CDS encoding CRR6 family NdhI maturation factor, translating to MTIAIALNSEIINSLDLAPVQTVIDNLLTTGVIAAYEQQLSFTIDYPQEPEDPRELPEIPEIRLWFIRLDSRYPWLPFLLDWKAGELARYTAMLVPHQFSASEGLQFNPEALEIFLMHKLFVLGDWLPQYSINSPSRLKSMAQMLGYDLEDELFAMF from the coding sequence ATGACAATTGCGATCGCACTCAATTCTGAAATTATCAACTCTTTGGATCTTGCGCCCGTACAAACAGTAATTGATAACTTGCTGACAACAGGAGTCATCGCCGCCTATGAACAGCAACTAAGCTTTACTATAGACTATCCACAAGAACCTGAAGATCCGCGCGAATTGCCAGAAATTCCCGAAATCCGGCTATGGTTTATTCGTTTAGATTCCCGTTATCCTTGGCTACCATTTTTGCTTGACTGGAAAGCCGGAGAACTAGCACGTTATACAGCGATGCTTGTACCCCATCAATTTAGCGCTTCTGAAGGATTGCAATTTAACCCTGAAGCTTTAGAAATATTTTTAATGCACAAACTTTTTGTTTTGGGCGACTGGCTACCCCAATATAGTATCAATAGTCCATCTCGGCTAAAGTCAATGGCGCAAATGCTAGGTTATGACTTGGAAGACGAACTATTTGCCATGTTTTAG
- a CDS encoding pentapeptide repeat-containing protein gives MANLDHLALLKSGAVRWTKWREDSPEISPDLSYADLTGINLRGRNLSNVNLANSNLSNAILIAANCETANFTLANLSHSLLMKANLSNANLSIANLQDANLKGAFLGAANLIGADLQGANLSNADLENVNLIGANLQNANLKSANLSEAKLIRANLNEANLTEAHLNYADLSHANLGSASLVGAILYKAELRQANLNDAYLHKAYLFDANLSQARLINADLRWANLRGANLRGANLTGANFRGAIQNIISEEI, from the coding sequence ATGGCAAATTTAGACCATCTTGCCTTATTAAAGTCGGGTGCAGTGAGATGGACAAAGTGGAGAGAAGATAGTCCGGAAATATCACCAGACTTGAGTTATGCCGATTTGACAGGAATCAATTTGAGAGGTAGAAACCTAAGTAATGTTAATTTAGCAAATAGCAATCTTAGCAACGCAATTTTGATTGCAGCTAACTGTGAGACTGCTAATTTTACTCTTGCCAATCTTTCCCATTCTCTTTTAATGAAAGCTAATTTAAGTAATGCTAACCTCAGTATTGCTAACCTTCAAGATGCAAATTTAAAAGGGGCTTTTTTAGGGGCGGCTAATTTAATTGGGGCGGACTTGCAAGGCGCTAATTTAAGCAATGCCGATCTTGAGAACGTTAATTTAATTGGTGCAAACTTACAAAACGCAAATCTTAAAAGCGCTAATTTAAGTGAAGCAAAACTGATTCGTGCTAACTTAAACGAGGCTAATTTAACTGAAGCTCATCTAAATTACGCCGATTTGAGTCATGCTAACCTTGGGAGCGCTTCATTAGTTGGCGCGATATTGTACAAAGCCGAACTCCGTCAAGCTAATTTGAACGATGCTTATTTACACAAGGCTTATTTATTTGATGCAAACTTGAGCCAAGCTAGACTAATAAATGCTGACTTGCGTTGGGCTAATCTTCGAGGTGCAAATCTTCGAGGTGCTAACCTTACCGGGGCAAATTTTCGAGGTGCTATCCAAAATATAATTAGTGAGGAAATATGA
- a CDS encoding ISL3 family transposase has product MLPSELCDSKPSNLKRLGIDKIALVKVKGHYCAVLVDLDTSKLLAILKGRTQEIIKETLIGWGIKLLEQVEEVSIDLWLGYKKLVVELMPDAQVVADRFHVMTQINKELDTQRKRERRNVEELINKTKAAEEKAKYEIILSGLKNSKYSLLKNEDNLTDSQLLKLIEVKEVSPSLKEMHELKEKIRKIFNKTDDWYTGVFKIGMWLSRAKKYFLRSHNTFIGWFDEIIAYFDNGTTSGTVEGINNKLKLIKRCGYEFRNFDNFRIRCLLNWT; this is encoded by the coding sequence ATGCTCCCATCAGAACTATGTGATTCAAAACCATCCAACTTAAAAAGACTTGGAATTGACAAAATTGCTCTAGTTAAAGTTAAAGGTCATTACTGTGCAGTGCTAGTAGATTTAGATACATCTAAACTCCTGGCTATTCTCAAGGGAAGAACACAAGAAATAATCAAGGAAACCCTGATTGGATGGGGAATTAAACTTTTAGAGCAAGTAGAAGAAGTAAGTATTGATTTATGGCTTGGATATAAAAAGCTAGTGGTAGAATTAATGCCAGATGCTCAAGTAGTTGCAGATAGATTCCATGTTATGACGCAAATCAATAAAGAACTAGATACGCAAAGAAAAAGAGAAAGAAGAAATGTTGAAGAATTAATTAATAAGACTAAAGCAGCAGAAGAGAAAGCTAAGTATGAAATTATTTTATCCGGCTTAAAAAATAGCAAATATTCTTTGCTTAAGAACGAAGATAATCTCACAGATTCACAGTTGTTAAAGCTCATAGAAGTTAAAGAAGTATCTCCGAGCTTGAAAGAAATGCACGAATTAAAAGAAAAAATCAGAAAAATATTTAATAAAACTGATGATTGGTATACAGGAGTTTTTAAAATAGGAATGTGGTTATCTAGAGCTAAAAAATACTTTCTTCGCAGCCACAATACTTTTATTGGCTGGTTTGATGAAATAATCGCTTACTTTGATAATGGAACAACAAGCGGTACTGTAGAAGGAATTAATAACAAACTTAAACTTATTAAACGCTGTGGATATGAATTCAGAAATTTTGATAACTTCAGGATTAGATGTTTGCTGAACTGGACTTAA